The DNA segment AGTTTTAGCTAATTCAATATTTTCTAATGTGTAGTTGATTGGTGTTCTGTAGTGAACAGTTAGCATAAATAAACGTAGAACCATTGGATCAATTTCAGAGATTATGTCTTTAACAAGGCGGAAATTGCCAAGGCTTTTACTCATCTTAATATTATCAATATTAATAAATGCATTGTGCATCCAGTAATTACTAAACGGAGCGTGATTGTGACATTCAGATTGTGCGATTTCATTTTCGTGATGTGGGAAAGTTAAGTCTTGGCCACCAGCATGAATATCAATAGTATCTCCAAGAGTTTCTTTAGCCATAACAGAGCATTCGATATGCCAACCAGGACGCCCTTCACCAAATGGACTAGCCCATTTTACTTCACCAGGCTTTGCTTTTTTCCAAAGGGCGAAATCAAGAGGATCTTCTTTATATTCACCAACTTCTATGCGTGCTCCACTAATTAAATCATCAATAGATTGTTTGCTAAGTTTGCCATAATCTTCTTTTTTACGAGTTCTGAAATAAACATCACCGTTAGATTCATATGCGAAACCTTCTTCAATAAGTTTGGCGATGAAATCAATAATTTCTTGCATGTATTCAGTTACGCGAGGGTTTTTAGTTGCACGTTTGCAACCAAGTGCATCATAATCTTTGAAAAAGGCTGCAATATATTTATCAGTAAGTTCAGAAGTTGAAATACCTTCTTCATTACTTGCTTTGATAATTTTATCGTCAACATCTGTAAAGTTAGAAATAAAATCTACTTCATAACCACTATGTTCTAAATATTTACGGACAACGTCAAACACAATTATAGGACGGGCATTCCCGATATGAATGTAATTATAAACGGTAGGACCGCATACATACATTCTTACTTTATTTTCTTCAATTGTTTTTAAAATTTCTTTTTGTTTTGTCAATGTATTATAAAGTTTAATCATACATAACTCCTTTACTAAGTAGTAATCATTTTTAAAATAAAGACTAATAAAAATTAATTAAATATAAAAAATCATTACTTAAATTTTAACACAAAACAAGGATAAATTAAATTATAAATTAACATTTTCATATTCCTTGAAATATTTCTATTTTGTATTAAAATAATAAGTAGATAATATTAAAAAGGATACAAATACATGAAATTGTCAGATGCTATATACACAACAGAAGTGCATAAAGAATTTAAGAATATTTTTCTTCTAATAATCGGAACTATCTTGTTTTCCATTTATGCAGGTCTATTACTTCCTATCAATAATATAGGAGCAGGGGGAGCACTAGGGCTAAGTTTAGTTTTAAATAAGGTAATAGGAATAAAAATAGGGACAGCTCAATTTTTATTGAATGTACCTCTATTTTATATTGGGTATAGATATATAAGTAGAAAATTTGTTTTATTAACTATATTTGTTATCAGTGTATCATCACTTCTTATAAATAATCTTCCAAAGATTATAAAACCTGTTTATCTAGGGGATTCTTTAGTTGCAGCGATATTTTGTGGAATAATATCAGGTCTTGCAATGTGTTGTCTTTTAGTAGGAGGAGCCTCAACAGGGGGAACGGATATTACAGGTAAATTTATCTCGAAAAAGATGAAGTTTAACTTACCGACCGTTTTTCTAGTTCAAGATATATTAATTTATACAATAGTATGGATTTTCTTTGATATAAAATATGTTATGTATGCACTTGTTATGAGCTTTGTGCGTAATCAAACTATGAAAGGCGTTCAGAAGTTTTTCTCAGCTTATATTCAATGTACAATTATTTGTAATTGTCCAGAAAGAATGGTTGAACTTATAAATAATACCCTACATCGTGGCTCAACAATTATGGATGTAGAAGGTGGTTATAGCCATGAAAAAAAACGTATGATTGTCGTTGTGATTCAGCAAAATGAAATGTATTTATTGAAAAAACTAGTATCAAAAAACTGTCCTGAGGCTTTTATTACGGTTACAGCAGTTAATACAATAGTAGGTAATTTTAAAGAGCATTCGTATAGTCTATAAAAAGTATAAAAGGATTTAAAGTATAAAAGATATTTTTATTAAAATTAAATTTTTAATGGATAATCTTTCTTTAAATCTTTTTTTATGTGATTAAAAAATAAATACTATTATCTTAATTTATAGTTGTTTAACATAAAATTATAATAGCTATTCCAAACATTTGCTTATTGACCATTTTTGATATATAATATCAAGTGAAATGAAAATTAGGAGGTAAGAAACATGAATTTGATTCCTACAGTAATAGAGCAGACTTCTCAAGGAGAAAGAGCCTATGATATTTATTCAAGACTTTTAAAAGATAGAATTATAATATTAGGATCTGATGTAAATGATCAAGTAGCAAACTCTATAACAAGTCAATTATTATTTTTAGAAGCACAAGATAGTGAAAAAGATATTTATTTCTATATTAATTCACCAGGTGGTAGTGTAACGGCAGGTTTTGCAATCTATGATACAATGCAACATATTAAATGTGATGTTGTAACAATTTGTATGGGAATGGCAGCGAGTATGGGAGCTTTCTTACTTGCAGCTGGAACTATTGGAAAAAGATATGCACTTCCAAATGCTGAGGTGATGATTCACCAACCATTAGGAGGAGCACAAGGACAAGCAACAGAAATCGAAATAGCAGCTAAACATATTTTGAGAACGCGAGAAAAATTAAACAAAATTTTAGCTGATAGAACAGGTCAAACAATAAAAGCTATTGAACGAGATACAGAACGTGACAATTACTTATCAGCGGAGGAAGCTTGTGCTTACGGATTAGTTGATAAGGTTATGTATCCAGAAAATGGTAAACCACAAAAAAAAGAAAAAGTAAAAAAAACGCAAGCAAAAAAAGCGGCTAAAAAAGCAGATGAATAAAAAACAAAAAAGAAGTTGACTTTTGTCAACTTCTTTTTTATGTAGGTAATAGAAAATATAAAAATAAAGTATTAAAAACTAAAAGCTAGGCTCGAAAATATTTCAAGCCTAGCTTATTAAAATTATATTTTCCAAATTTTTCCGATGGCATTACGTACTTCATAATTATCCATAAAGTACTCAATATTACCATTGAAATTACGCTTAAACTGAAGAACTCCGTAATCGCTAGAATTTTCATCGTTGAAACCTTGTGATGTACCAAAGAAGTTGAAATATTTAAAACCATTATTAATTGCATATTTCATCATATGGAACAATACTGCATATGGTCCCTCATAACGATGGAATTTTTGCATGGCACCGCTGGTGAAGTAAATTATATCTTGTCCAGATTCAATAAAACTTGCACATGATAAATTAATGATATTGCCGTGTTCTTCTTTTAATTCTTTTATTTTATCAATTTTTTTATACCAAATAGCAATATTTTCATCGTATTCACGAAGACGATTAGTTGCTTTTTTGGCATTAACTTTACCTTGTTCAAGCTTTTCGTTAAGTTCATCACGTTCTTTTTCTAGATTAGTAATTGTGGTTGTTGTAGTTTCTACGAATAAATCACAGTCAATATAAGAAACTAATAGATGAAGTTTATCACCTATATTGTTTTTTAGAGATTTAAAATAATCATTGTCACGAATTACGAAGTCAATTCTGCTTTCTGTATCACGATTAATTTCATCAAAAATCTTCGCATCTTCTGTATTGAAAATATCAATTTCACGTACAAGAACACCTTCTTTGGCGATTCTATTAATTGTATAACGTGCAATTTGAGAAACATTCTTTAGTAGATTATTTTCTGTTATATCTTCATCTAGATATTTAGAATATACGCAACGTGATGCTAGTGTTGGATTGGTAAATAAATCATCATTAAGGGGATGATAATCAAGCTCTAGTAACGTATTATTTGTATTTATCGCTAGGTCGTTTTCGCCTACAAACTCTATATCATTGTAAAACTTCTCATTAAGAAATGGATTGACACGAACACATAAGACTCTGACATTTTTAGCGAAGTATTTTTTTAATTCTTTAAAATAAAAGTTTACCAATTCAATGTTTGAATAATCCATAATTGGCCCATGTTGAGCTGTTACTTTATAAAAGTATTTTTTGTACTGAAAATAAATAAATAAACCATAGGCGAGTATTTTATTATCTTCTTTAACAGCAAGTATTGTAGTTTTCAAACCATTGCTGTTTGCCATTTTACTATATTCAGCTGATTGAGGGAAAAAATAACGTTCATTGTTATTTTGTTGAAATTTCTCTAATTCCTCATTACTAATTTCAGTAAATATCATTAAAAATTTCTCCTTTACTAATTTTTACTCAAGTTCAAAATTACTTATAAAATTATATAACAAAAATGAAAAAAAAAAAAGAAATAACCTTTTTTAAAATGATGAAATGCTTAATAAATGATATAATAGAATTGAATTAAATTGAATGGGAGGCAAGACATTTTATGGAAGAATATCAACTTAGAGGGCAAAATTATAAGATTAGGTATAATGATTTTTCAGGAGAAAAAACACCTATTGTTTTTATTCATGGATTAGGCTGTGCGGGATCATTTGACTATGTAGAAATAGCGATGAAAAAGCAATTTGCAGATCATAGAAGAATATTAATTGATTTACTTGGGGCGGGTTATAGTGATAAACCTTTAGATTTTGTTTATGAGGTTAAAAATCACGCTAAGTATTTAAATGAGTTTTTAGAAGATTTAAATTTAGATAAAATAGTTCTTTTTGGTCATAGTCTTGGGGGAGCTACTTCCATTGAGTTGTGTTCATTATGTCAGGAGAAAGTAGAAAAACTTATTTTGACAGAACCTAATTTAGATCCTGCGAAAAAAGGGCGTAGTAGTTGGGCAGTAGCACAATATACAGAAGATAATTATAAAGAAAGGATAAAAAGTTTAATAGAATTATGCGAAAGTGGTAGAAATACTATGTGGGCGGCAACTTTACGTAATTGGTTACCAGAAGCAGCGTACCAAATTTCGCGTGATGCAGTTGTTGTGCGAGAAAATTCATGGCGTGATATGTTTTATAGTTTTGATGTTCCAAAATACTTTATTTTTGGAGAAAAAACTTTACCAAGTCCAGATTATGAAGAACTACCTAAACATGGAATTATTGTAAAAGTTGTAAAAGAGGCAGGGCATTCTATGGCGTGGGAGAATCCGGATGGATTGGCAGAGATGATAGCTAGTTGTTTATAATTATATATAGATAAAAAAGCACGATAACACCGTGCTTTTAGTCATTAAATTACATTTTTTTAATTTTAATATTACTTACCATTAAGTAAGAGCATACTATCAATAATATTAGCATAACTATACTAGGTAATTTGAAAAGTGCAATAATTGCTAGTATTGTACCACAAGTTGTTATTGGGACACCTTGGTAGTAACCATTTTTCATTTTAGTAACGTTGAACCTAGCAAGACGATAGGCTCCACAACAAACATAGATACCGCACAATAGTGCAACTACAACTGTTACAGTAGCACTTGGATTATCATAAAATAAAACTTTTTCAAAAATAAGTATAGCAGGTGCGACTCCAAAACTAACAACATCACATAAAGAATCTAAATCGTGACCAATTTCAGAAACAACACCAAGTTTTCTTGCAACAATACCATCGTATCTGTCAGCAAGCATAGCTAAAAAAATAAAGACAGTGCCCCAGACATAATACCCATGTGCTGTAGTTAATATTGATAAAAAACCACAGAAAATATTACAAAGGGTAAGATAATTTGGTATAAAATTTTTATTCATTAAAGTTATCCTCCAATATTGATACTCCTAATTATATTACAAAATAGAAAGAATGTCTAAAGAAATGAGAAAGATAATTTTTAAAAAAGTATAGTAAACTTTGTTATTTGCTCAGTTATATATTGTTTAACAGACTAGAAGCTGTTATAATAAATTTGTAATTAATTATGGGAGGGTATCATGAACGAAAAATTTAAAAAACAAGGTATAAAAAAAATAGCTAAAGAATTATTTTTTATATCTTTAGGCTGTGCAATTTACTCATTTGCATTATTACATTTTAATGTTCCTAATCAATTAGCAGAAGGTGGCGGTACAGGGATAGCATTATTTCTATTATATGCTTTTGGGTTACCTGTATCTATGGGTACATTATTAGTTAATATCCCATTACTTATACTTGGATATAAGATGTTAGATAAAAAAACTATGATTTACACAATTTACGGTATATTAATGCTAACATTTTGGATTAAAATTTTTGAAACATACCATGTTGTTATTGATATAGGTGGAGATCGTCTTCTTGCATCTGTTTTTGGTGGAATTATCGCAGGGATAGGGCTTGGAATTGTTTTTGTTTTTGGTGGAACAACTGGAGGAGTAGACATTATTGCAAAAATAATCAATATATATTTTGGTTTTTCTATAGGAAGGATAATTCAAGTTTTAGATGGATTTATATTACTACTATCTTTTATGGTATTAAAAAGTTTTCCAGCAATCTTATATACGCTAATTTATATTTATATTTGTACAAAAATCATAGATTATCTAATTGAAGGTGGTATCCCAGGAAAAGCTGTGATGATAATGTCACCTAAAATTGAAGAAATTACCCACAGGGTGTCAGAAGACATGAATCGTGGTTTAACATTTTTAAAAGGTCAGGGAAGTTACTCACGTAAAGATATGAATATAGGTTATTGTGTTGTGTCAAGAACGGAAATTAGTAAACTAAAATCATTAATTTATGCAATAGATCAAAATGCTTTTTTAACTATAACAGAAGTGCATGATATTATGGGAGAAGGGTTTAGTTTTGATCAACCAAAAAGAATGAAGTTTACTTTTAAAAAGGAAAAATAATAAAGGAAGCAACATTTAATCGTAAGTAATATACGAATAAATGTTGTTCTTTTATCCTAGAAAGGAGGGTACATGGTTAATAATTTTTATATAAGAAGCGTAATAGTGGTTTTACTAGCATCGATATGCTGTTCGTACTTTGGGCAAGTGTTATTATTCATTATTTCTAAAATAAAAGACTATTGGAATTATTTAATTTATTTTACACCATTAATTTTGTTATTTACAAAATACAGTAATAAGTATGCCAAAACTACTAGTATTAGTATGAAGTATTTTATAGAAGAAGCAATAAAAGATAAGAAAAAAATTAGTTGGTACTTTCCTATTTTATTAACCTTAAATACGTTGTTAGCACACGGGTTTGGAGCTAGCGTAGGTCGTGAAGGTGTTGCTGTTCAGTTAGGGGGAGCAATTGGGAAAAATCTAGGAAGTGTTGAATTCAGTAAAAAACAATGTACTTTTTTAATACGCTTAGGAATGATTAGTGGATTTGCTGCACTATTTCAGACACCATTAGCAGCGTTATTTTTTGTTTTAGAAATTACATTTAAAAAAGTAAAAATTAATTTGAATACTGTAATAGAATTCATTATATATTTAATTGCTAGTTTTTTCTCTGCCGAAGCTTCTAATTTTTTAGGGTTAGAAAAGTTTTTTGTCTTAGTGAAGGTTGAAAAAATTGACTACATATTACTTATAAAAACATTACTTGTAAGTATTTGTTTTATTTTTGTTGGAGTAGTTTTTGTCCTTTGTCAGAAATTTTTTAAAAAAATCGTCTGCAATAATGAAAAATGGCGTTGGATATTACTAACTATATTTATACTAATAAGTGTATTAGCAAGTTTTCGTTATAGTTCGTTAGGAACAAATTTAATTGAACTTTCACTAGAAAATGGCTTGGTAGTTAGTTATGATTTTATATTGAAAATTATATTAACCGCTCTTTGCACAGCTATAGGATTTAGTGGTGGTGAAGTGACACCGTTATTTGCGATAGGAGCGAGCTTAGGAGCAGTATTAGCAGTATATATAGGATTACCAATTACATTTACTGCAGCACTAGGTTATTGTTTAGTTTTTTCGTCAGCAACAAAAACAGTTATAACTCCAATATTTTTGGCATTAGAAGTTTTTGGTAGTACAACAGCTATACTAACAATATTACCTGCAGTATTAATTTATTTTTTGAATAAAAAATATAGTATTTATAAGTAGTTTGCTCAAAATTTTATAAGAGTTGAAAGAACTATTTTAAGTAAAGAAAATACCAAGAGAAGATAGATTTAATTTTCTCTTGGTATTGTTAATATATATTAGAATGTTATGAGTCTAGGCGAAAAGAATAATTATTTATTTTTTTAGTGTCCAACTCTTTTCAATCATTGGAAGTAATTCTACTACAGTGGCTTCAGTACCTTCAAGAGATGCATAGTGTATTTTTCCATCATTCGCTCTGAAAACCCATGTAACAAAGTACTTTCCACTTGTTGTTATAGAATTAACAACATAAGCGTCATATTCGCCAATTTTTGATTTAGCACCCCAAACCTTTTGGAATGCTGAAGTGTTTTTTTGGCCAGATAGTACAGAATTTGCTACATAGATAGGATCGATAGATGCATATTCTATTTCAGATATTCCAAGTTGACTTGGACGGAATATGTTTAATGTAACAATATTATATGTAGATCCATCACTATACTGAATATCATTTCCACCTTTTACATCTTTGAAATGGAACCAGTTTTTAGGAACTTTAACATAACCATATTCATCAGAACCAATTATTTGTGTATTTTCTGTTTCTTTGTTTGTCTCTTTATTTGTTTCAGATTTTTGTTTATTAGAAGCGTCTGATGTAGAAGTTGATTCAGTTTTAGTTGATGTTGTCTCTTTATTTTGTGTGGTATTTGACTGGCAAGCCGTAAGTGTTGTTGTAGTTAATAATGCGATTAGTATGCCTATAAATTTCTTCATAATATTATTTCCTTTCTTTATCTGTAAATTTATTATAGCATATATAAAATATAATAAAAGAAAGGTTTACATGTTTGAATACCTTATTAAATGTACAAACAAAAAAACAGAATCGATAATTATCGACTCTGTTCTTTGTTATAAACCTAGAATATTCAATATCTCTTTTTTATATTTCAATTTATTTTCTTCTATGTTCTCATTATCAAGAACAATTTTAATCTCAGATACTATTTCACCGGGTTTATTTTTGATAATATATATTCTGTCACTTAATTCTATAGCTTCATCTATATCATGTGTAATAAGTAGTGTTGTTAATTCTAATTTTTTGCTAATTTCTAAATACCAAGAGTGTAATGAAATTTTAGTAATTGCATCTAGAGCACTAAATGGCTCATCAAGAAGGAAGAGTTCTTCTTTGAACATATAAGTTCTAAGAAGTGCAACCCTTTGACGCATTCCACCACTTAGTTCGCCAGGATATTTGTCTTTATATTCATATAAATTAAATAACTTTAAATTTTTGATAGCTTCTTCTTCTGCTTCTTTTTTTCCTACTTTTTTAATAAGAAGTGGAAGTATTATATTTTGTATAACTGTCTTATGTTCTAAAAGTAGGTCTTTTTGAAGCATATAGCTAACTTTTCCTTTAAAGTTTTTATCCCCTTGGATAGTTATTTCACCAGTTTGAAGGTTATTAATTCCAGCGATAACGTTAAAAAGTGTAGTTTTTCCAACACCACTTCCACCAAGTATAGAAACTATTTCTCCTTTATCGACATGAGTATTTATATCTTTAAGTATGTAGTTGTTTGGATAATTGAAAGATAAGTTTTTTATTGATAAAACGCTCATTATTTTATGTAGTCGTTGCTAAATCCAGTATTGTCTGCTAAAGGTTTTTCAACGATATTATTATCGTTAATCCAACGATAAAATGCATTCCATCTATTAGCATCAAATTCACCCCAATGGTCTTTATTTGTTGCATATTGTTTTGATAAGTATTTTTGTGATTCAATTATAAAATTACGTTTATCTTTTAATTCTGGAGCATTTTTAATTAAAATATCAGCAGCTTCTTCTGGATGTTCTATAGCGTAGACATATCCTTTCTTGATTGCTCGAAGCACTTTTTTAGCTTCTTCTTTGTTTTCTTTTAAATAATCATTGTTGGCAATAATTACTGGTGAGTAGTAATCAAGATCTTTATTGAAATCTTTTAGATAGAAATAATTAATATCTAGATTCATACTCTCTGCAAGTTTACCATCCCATGCGTAGTAAATCCAAGCAGCATCGAAAAGCCCATTTTCTAAAGGTGTAATCGAGTTAGCATCTGTGTTAGGAGCAAGATTAAGTTTACCTGCATCGCCACCTTGTTTTGTGATTAAAGATTTTACCATAGCAAGCTCAACTGGATCATTCCATGTTCCGTACTTTTTGCCTATTAAATCTTTAGGTTCTTTGATATTATTTTTTTTCAAAGAAATAATACCTGATGTGTTATGTTCAATAATAGCTGCTACTGCAGTTATGCCAGCACCTTTAGACAGTTTATTAGCCATAGAATCTTGGTAGTAAATTCCAAATGGCGCTTTATTATTTATAATAAGGTCTGATGTACTATCTTCTGGAGCTGGTTTAATGTCAAGATCAATACCTTCTTCAGCGAAATACCCTTTTTCTTTAGCTACGTAAAGTCCTGTATGGTTGGTATTAATAGCCCAATCTAAAATAAAGTCTACTTTTTTTAATTTTTTTTCTTCTGTATTTTTATTTGCTGTGCTACATGCTGTAAGTGATATTGCAAGAATAGCTGCAAATAAGCTAATTATTATCTTTTTCATGGTTGTCTCCTATATATTTCCATTTAATAAATTTTTTTTCACTTAGTTTAACTAATTCTATACTTAGCAAACTAATAACAGATACTAGAATAATTATCGCAAACATAGTATCATATTCAAATAATTTTTTCGCTTTAATCATATAAACTCCAAGGCCTTCAAATCCTCCAAGCCATTCAGCTACGACTGCTGCGATAAATGCGTATGAAACACTTACGCGTAGTCCGGCATAAAAATAACTAAGACTTGTAGGTATTTTCACATGCCAAAGAATTTGGAATTTACTAGCCTTCATAAGTTTTAGTAAGGTTATCATGTCCTTATCACAGTTTCTAAAGCCATCTAAAATACTAACGACAATTGGGAAGGTGGTCGTAATAACTATTAAGACAATTTTAGGAGTTAATCCATAACCAAGCCATAAAACCAAAATAGGTGCAATGGCAATGGTAGGAATAGTTTGTGTTAAAACCAATAAAGGATAGACAGCTTTATTAAATAAAGGGATACTATCCATAATTAAAGCAAGAATCCAAGCTATGATTATGCCTAAAGATAGGCCTATAATAGCTTCAAGCAGGGTGATTTTGCTGTGAAAAATTAATAATTGATAATTTTTAACGAATGCTTTTGCTATCTCGATTGGAGTTGGAATAATATATTTTGGGAGTAGATTCAAATACCCAGCTCCTTGCCAAATAATAAGTAAAATAGCCATCGAGATAGTAGCGGCATATTTATTAGTTAAATTTGCTAATTTTTTCATCTATAGTTAATACATCTCCATAATTAATTTTCACATTAGCGAATATATTGTTAGAGCCTTCACCCGCTAGCTCTAAACATTCTTTAAGAGTAGTCATAAGTTCATTGAATTCACCTTCAATTACAGTTTCAAAGGGGGTGACCACAACATTAGAATGTTTTTTTTGTAGATAATAAATAACATTATCTATAGTTTTTATTCTCCCTGGTGTATTATCACTTAATGGAAGAATTTGCAATGCAATACTGCAATTTATCAAAATAAAAAACCTCCTTACAATTTTAAGGGGGTCTAAGTTAGGTCTTTAAGATTATATACCTACGCTGGCATTACCCAGATCAGGTTCGGTCGAAATTAAATATTTCCTCTCAGACTGTTTACAGACTCCCGTACATATGATTATAGCATACCTAAATATAAAAGCAATATATCTGTTTGACATTTACAATTTTTAGAAAAAGAGCAGATATACACAGTATATATAATGAGCATTTTATTGAATAGAAAGTTTTTTAACTATGCTTAATGTAAGAAAATTATAATATGTAACTAAAGATAAAATAATAAGTATAAAGGTAAATTGTATTTGTATATCTTTTTTGCTTTTTATTTTAATATATGATAGAATTAAACATCATAAATAATAAAATAATAACGAGGGATTTTAACGTGAAATTTTTAAAAGATATTTTTGAATGGATAGTTGTTATTGTTGCATCAATAGCTATCTATTTAGTATTAAGCACATATGTTATAGCTCCTTTTACAGTAAAAGGACACTCAATGGATTATACATTTGCTGACAATGATAGAGTATTTGTAAATAAATTCAGTAAAACTTTCGAGCGTGGAGATGAAGTAGTATTTCATGCTAATGAAACAGATGATTATATTAAGCGTATTATAGGAGTTCCAGGTGATACAATAGAGTATAAAAATGATGTATTATACGTTAATGGTCAAGTAGTAGAAGAGCCATATTTAACGAAAAAAATTCAAGAAGCTAAAGCATCAGGTAATTCGCCATTAACTCCAGATTTCAATATAGAGTATTTAAGTAGTACAAAATCAAAAACAGTTCCAGAAGGAACATACTTTGTTTTAGGAGATAACAGACAACATAGTACGGATAGTCGTGTTTTTGGATTTGTAAAAAAAGAAGCAATGATTGGAAAAGTTAGTCTTAGATATTACCCATTTAACGCCTTTAAACTTTTCTAAAAATGTATTAGCTAAAGAATATTTTAGTTGATAAAAATATAAAATTATGCTAGTATAATATACGGGCACTCTACG comes from the Gemella morbillorum genome and includes:
- a CDS encoding YitT family protein, yielding MKLSDAIYTTEVHKEFKNIFLLIIGTILFSIYAGLLLPINNIGAGGALGLSLVLNKVIGIKIGTAQFLLNVPLFYIGYRYISRKFVLLTIFVISVSSLLINNLPKIIKPVYLGDSLVAAIFCGIISGLAMCCLLVGGASTGGTDITGKFISKKMKFNLPTVFLVQDILIYTIVWIFFDIKYVMYALVMSFVRNQTMKGVQKFFSAYIQCTIICNCPERMVELINNTLHRGSTIMDVEGGYSHEKKRMIVVVIQQNEMYLLKKLVSKNCPEAFITVTAVNTIVGNFKEHSYSL
- a CDS encoding alpha/beta fold hydrolase, yielding MEEYQLRGQNYKIRYNDFSGEKTPIVFIHGLGCAGSFDYVEIAMKKQFADHRRILIDLLGAGYSDKPLDFVYEVKNHAKYLNEFLEDLNLDKIVLFGHSLGGATSIELCSLCQEKVEKLILTEPNLDPAKKGRSSWAVAQYTEDNYKERIKSLIELCESGRNTMWAATLRNWLPEAAYQISRDAVVVRENSWRDMFYSFDVPKYFIFGEKTLPSPDYEELPKHGIIVKVVKEAGHSMAWENPDGLAEMIASCL
- the clpP gene encoding ATP-dependent Clp endopeptidase proteolytic subunit ClpP, with product MNLIPTVIEQTSQGERAYDIYSRLLKDRIIILGSDVNDQVANSITSQLLFLEAQDSEKDIYFYINSPGGSVTAGFAIYDTMQHIKCDVVTICMGMAASMGAFLLAAGTIGKRYALPNAEVMIHQPLGGAQGQATEIEIAAKHILRTREKLNKILADRTGQTIKAIERDTERDNYLSAEEACAYGLVDKVMYPENGKPQKKEKVKKTQAKKAAKKADE
- a CDS encoding chloride channel protein, encoding MVNNFYIRSVIVVLLASICCSYFGQVLLFIISKIKDYWNYLIYFTPLILLFTKYSNKYAKTTSISMKYFIEEAIKDKKKISWYFPILLTLNTLLAHGFGASVGREGVAVQLGGAIGKNLGSVEFSKKQCTFLIRLGMISGFAALFQTPLAALFFVLEITFKKVKINLNTVIEFIIYLIASFFSAEASNFLGLEKFFVLVKVEKIDYILLIKTLLVSICFIFVGVVFVLCQKFFKKIVCNNEKWRWILLTIFILISVLASFRYSSLGTNLIELSLENGLVVSYDFILKIILTALCTAIGFSGGEVTPLFAIGASLGAVLAVYIGLPITFTAALGYCLVFSSATKTVITPIFLALEVFGSTTAILTILPAVLIYFLNKKYSIYK
- the pssA gene encoding CDP-diacylglycerol--serine O-phosphatidyltransferase; this encodes MNKNFIPNYLTLCNIFCGFLSILTTAHGYYVWGTVFIFLAMLADRYDGIVARKLGVVSEIGHDLDSLCDVVSFGVAPAILIFEKVLFYDNPSATVTVVVALLCGIYVCCGAYRLARFNVTKMKNGYYQGVPITTCGTILAIIALFKLPSIVMLILLIVCSYLMVSNIKIKKM
- a CDS encoding peptidoglycan bridge formation glycyltransferase FemA/FemB family protein, whose amino-acid sequence is MIFTEISNEELEKFQQNNNERYFFPQSAEYSKMANSNGLKTTILAVKEDNKILAYGLFIYFQYKKYFYKVTAQHGPIMDYSNIELVNFYFKELKKYFAKNVRVLCVRVNPFLNEKFYNDIEFVGENDLAINTNNTLLELDYHPLNDDLFTNPTLASRCVYSKYLDEDITENNLLKNVSQIARYTINRIAKEGVLVREIDIFNTEDAKIFDEINRDTESRIDFVIRDNDYFKSLKNNIGDKLHLLVSYIDCDLFVETTTTTITNLEKERDELNEKLEQGKVNAKKATNRLREYDENIAIWYKKIDKIKELKEEHGNIINLSCASFIESGQDIIYFTSGAMQKFHRYEGPYAVLFHMMKYAINNGFKYFNFFGTSQGFNDENSSDYGVLQFKRNFNGNIEYFMDNYEVRNAIGKIWKI
- a CDS encoding ATP-binding cassette domain-containing protein, with the protein product MSVLSIKNLSFNYPNNYILKDINTHVDKGEIVSILGGSGVGKTTLFNVIAGINNLQTGEITIQGDKNFKGKVSYMLQKDLLLEHKTVIQNIILPLLIKKVGKKEAEEEAIKNLKLFNLYEYKDKYPGELSGGMRQRVALLRTYMFKEELFLLDEPFSALDAITKISLHSWYLEISKKLELTTLLITHDIDEAIELSDRIYIIKNKPGEIVSEIKIVLDNENIEENKLKYKKEILNILGL
- the cysS gene encoding cysteine--tRNA ligase, producing the protein MIKLYNTLTKQKEILKTIEENKVRMYVCGPTVYNYIHIGNARPIIVFDVVRKYLEHSGYEVDFISNFTDVDDKIIKASNEEGISTSELTDKYIAAFFKDYDALGCKRATKNPRVTEYMQEIIDFIAKLIEEGFAYESNGDVYFRTRKKEDYGKLSKQSIDDLISGARIEVGEYKEDPLDFALWKKAKPGEVKWASPFGEGRPGWHIECSVMAKETLGDTIDIHAGGQDLTFPHHENEIAQSECHNHAPFSNYWMHNAFINIDNIKMSKSLGNFRLVKDIISEIDPMVLRLFMLTVHYRTPINYTLENIELAKTNFEKLKTSYQNLEFRLNNEMTVEKLDDEVVALVSSELEKFEEYMQDDFNTANALSSWYEVVRITNSYTAQNEVNKETLELLKAAFDTYSSILGINVKDDNSLEDSHIEKLIEERENARKNRDFALADKIRDDLKEQGIILEDTKQGVRWKKI
- a CDS encoding YitT family protein; the protein is MNEKFKKQGIKKIAKELFFISLGCAIYSFALLHFNVPNQLAEGGGTGIALFLLYAFGLPVSMGTLLVNIPLLILGYKMLDKKTMIYTIYGILMLTFWIKIFETYHVVIDIGGDRLLASVFGGIIAGIGLGIVFVFGGTTGGVDIIAKIINIYFGFSIGRIIQVLDGFILLLSFMVLKSFPAILYTLIYIYICTKIIDYLIEGGIPGKAVMIMSPKIEEITHRVSEDMNRGLTFLKGQGSYSRKDMNIGYCVVSRTEISKLKSLIYAIDQNAFLTITEVHDIMGEGFSFDQPKRMKFTFKKEK